A genome region from Gadus chalcogrammus isolate NIFS_2021 chromosome 7, NIFS_Gcha_1.0, whole genome shotgun sequence includes the following:
- the LOC130386142 gene encoding trace amine-associated receptor 13c-like encodes MSPLLRSPLAGSGPDLCYPLLLNTSCRLSLQPRFTASLLYTLTFSLALLTVLLNLLLIVSIAHFHQLHTPTNQVLLSLAGSDLLIGLVVMPLEAQYYISSCWLLGPWLCYVYYTLSYVLTSASVASILLISLDRYLAVCQPLRYTSEVTMGRVQLAVGLCWSCAVVYNCSLLVVNVGREPRRRRSCRGECVVLVDGPSSWVELLVTILAPISTVVALYLQVFGAALSQTRKMRSSRAAAAAAAARRSELKAALRLGVVVVVFLLCYFTGFMGQDASENFAAWSWGVWLLYLNSCLNPLLYALLYPWFRRTIRMIVTLQILKPNSSRASVLH; translated from the coding sequence GCTGCTCAACACCTCCTGCAGGCTGAGCCTCCAGCCCCGCTTCACCGCCAGCCTCCTCTACACCCTGACCTTCTCCCTGGCGCTCCTCACCGTGCTGCTCAACCTGCTGCTCATCGTCTCCATCGCCCACTTCCACCAGCTGCACACGCCCACCAACCAGGTGCTGCTGTCCCTGGCGGGCTCCGACCTGCTCATCGGCCTGGTGGTGATGCCCCTGGAGGCGCAGTACTACATCAGCTCCTGCTGGCTCCTGGGTCCCTGGCTCTGCTACGTCTACTACACGCTGAGCTACGTGCTGACCTCGGCGTCGGTGGCCAGCATCCTGCTCATCTCGCTGGACCGCTACCTGGCCGTCTGCCAGCCGCTACGCTACACCAGCGAGGTGACCATGGGCCGGGTGCAGCTCGCCGTGGGCCTCTGCTGGTCGTGCGCCGTCGTCTACAACTGCAGCCTCCTGGTCGTGAACGTAGGTCGAGAGCCGCGCCGACGGAGGTCGTGCCGGGGGGAGTGcgtggtgttggtggacggGCCGTCCAGCTGGGTGGAGCTGCTGGTCACCATCCTGGCGCCCATATCCACCGTGGTGGCGTTGTACCTGCAGGTCTTCGGCGCCGCTCTGTCCCAGACGCGGAAGATGAGGTCGtcgcgggcggcggcggcggcggcggcggctcggcGGTCGGAGTTGAAGGCGGCGCTGAGGctgggcgtggtggtggtggtgttcctCCTGTGCTACTTTACCGGGTTCATGGGTCAGGACGCGTCAGAGAACTTTGCCGCCTGGTCCTGGGGCGTCTGGTTGTTGTATTTAAACTCCTGCCTGAACCCGCTGCTGTACGCCTTGCTCTACCCGTGGTTCCGGAGGACGATCAGAATGATCGTCACCCTGCAGATACTGAAGCCAAACTCCAGCCGGGCCAGCGTACTGCACTGA